In Leucoraja erinacea ecotype New England unplaced genomic scaffold, Leri_hhj_1 Leri_369S, whole genome shotgun sequence, a genomic segment contains:
- the LOC129693616 gene encoding acid-sensing ion channel 4-A-like encodes MPLEIVCKIAFSEEGEQGGEGVECERRSLLDESVPMMAANMGSFADTSSLHGLRHVFVPSGCGVKPALWALACLCSLLLVVYQVVSCSLTYLHYHHLTALDAAPRHHLPFPAVTICNMNRFRHTALTDADIYHLANMTGLPPKSTDAHRAVQQGYPPPNMLDIFNRTGHQIEDMLKNCNFSGAHCSASNFTTVSAPLN; translated from the coding sequence ATGCCGCTGGAGATAGTTTGCAAGATTGCGTTCTCGGAGGAGGGTgagcagggtggggagggggtggaatgtGAGAGAAGGAGTTTGTTGGACGAGAGCGTGCCGATGATGGCGGCCAACATGGGCAGCTTTGCCGACACCAGTTCCCTGCACGGTTTGCGGCACGTCTTTGTGCCCAGCGGTTGCGGTGTGAAGCCGGCACTCTGGGCTCTGGCCTGCCTCTGCTCGTTGCTGCTGGTGGTCTACCAGGTGGTCAGTTGCTCGCTGACCTACCTCCACTACCACCACCTCACCGCGCTGGACGCTGCTCCTCGCCACCACCTGCCGTTCCCCGCCGTCACCATCTGCAACATGAACCGGTTCCGGCACACCGCGCTGACCGATGCCGACATCTATCACCTGGCCAACATGACCGGACTCCCGCCCAAGAGCACCGACGCTCACCGTGCCGTCCAGCAGGGCTACCCCCCCCCAAACATGCTGGACATCTTCAACCGCACCGGCCACCAGATCGAGGACATGCTGAAAAACTGCAACTTCAGTGGGGCCCACTGCTCCGCCAGCAACTTCACCACGGTCAGTGCCCCTTTAAATTAA